The Misgurnus anguillicaudatus chromosome 15, ASM2758022v2, whole genome shotgun sequence genome has a window encoding:
- the wdr59 gene encoding GATOR2 complex protein WDR59 isoform X2: MAARWSSENVVVEFRDAQATAMSVDCLGLHAVLSGRRFLYVVNLEAPSEAPRKISRQSKWDVGTVQWNPHRTEAHLFAASSNQRVDLYVWRDGSGGPHTSLQGHTRVISDLDWSWYDPELLVTSSVDTYIYIWDTRDTRKPTVALSAVAGASQVKWNKRNHYCLASSHDGDVRIWDKRKPNTAVEYVAAHLSKIHGLDWHPDNEYILATSSQDNSVRFWDYRQPRKYLDILSCQVPVWKARYTPFSNGLVTVMVPQLRRENSLLLWSTLELNSPVHAFVGHDDVVLEFQWRPQKEGSKDCQLVTWSRDQTLRIWRVDPQLQKLCCANEMDEMMEGLTLTDTEKTLRSQDSEPPLSPGPTAENSHDQFEGLTSGGKNDLPGLPQTLQQEFSLVNLQIRNVNVEMDAVNRTCFVSADYGASRVRLVVKFPAQYPNNAAPSFQFVPPTNISSSMKTKIQKILTDTSLQKVKRNQNCLEPCVRQLVSCLDSDMEDGTNPYVSTIPVTPALPAFPRVTNTYGSYQDANIPFPRTSGARFCGTGSLVYFTRPMSMHRTVPTTEPTPRSLSALSAYHSGVMTPMKMRTESQSTLRLYSGSPTRTDKDQVSISSFYYKERKSRRWKGKREGSDFSNRPIKLAGKVIIQEISCLLPVHKALGETYVLNVNDIQDTCQKNGAAALAVGRRDLAKVWALSSAATNFDLNPDPDPDAGTPWAKHPFGRQLLETLLEHYSQMSDVQSLAMLCSVFRGHSSPQEYFSLYGHQQPRPAIFTSHHSRYPSFTSGSVTSGSCSSTSDSVPTAWTMVSGGRESEHAPPWVESSPDDYRLANQIYADPREREKEQHDMNKRLLDPSNSLQFDDFKKCYGEILHRWGLREKRAEVLKFVSCPPEPHKGIEFGVYCCHCRSQARGTQCAVCKRFTFQCAICHVAVRGSSNFCLSCGHGGHTSHMMDWFRSQDVCPTGCGCHCLLQSTF; encoded by the exons ATGGCGGCGCGCTGGAGCAGTGAGAATGTGGTGGTGGAGTTTAGAGATGCACAG GCTACTGCTATGTCAGTGGACTGTCTCGGTCTACACGCTGTTCTTTCTGG GAGACGATTCTTATATGTTGTAAATCTGGAAGCGCCATCTGAAGCTCCACGCAAAATCAGCCGTCAGAGCAAATGGGATGTTGGGACGGTCCAGTGGAATCCACACAGAACCGAGGCCCATTTATTTGCTGCATCT AGTAACCAGCGTGTCGACCTGTACGTCTGGCGTGATGGATCGGGCGGTCCGCACACATCTTTGCAAGGCCACACGCGTGTTATAAG TGATTTGGACTGGTCCTGGTATGATCCAGAATTGCTTGTCACGAGTTCTGTGGACACATACATTTACATATGGGATACAAG GGACACAAGGAAACCGACAGTGGCGTTGTCTGCCGTGG CCGGAGCCTCTCAGGTTAAATGGAACAAACGGAATCACTACTGTTTGGCCTCCAGTCATGATGGAGATGTCAGAATCTGGGATAAGAGG AAACCCAACACTGCAGTTGAATATGTAGCGGCCCACCTTTCAAAAATTCATGGTTTGGATTGGCACCCTGATAATGAATACATCCTGGCAACTTCTAGTCAAGACAACTCAGTTCGG TTCTGGGATTACAGACAACCTCGGAAGTATCTTGATATCTTATCGTGCCAGGTGCCTGTTTGGAAGGCCAGATACACG CCGTTCTCTAATGGACTGGTTACAGTAATGGTTCCTCAGCTCCGGCGAGAGAACAGTCTTCTCCTGTGGAGCACGCTGGAGCTCAACAGCCCCGTTCATGCTTTTGTGGGACATGATGATGTCGTGCTTGAGTTTCAGTGGAGGCCACAGAAAGAAG GTTCTAAAGACTGCCAGCTGGTCACATGGTCCAGAGATCAGACCCTGAGGATATGGAGAGTAGACCCTCAACTCCAAAAG CTATGTTGTGCGAACGAAATGGATGAGATGATGGAGGGCTTGACCCTCACAGATACAGAAAAGACGCTGCGATCCCAAGACTCTGAACCTCCGCTCAGTCCTGGACCAACAGCGGAGAACTCGCATG ATCAGTTTGAAGGCCTGACTTCAGGTGGTAAAAATGATCTTCCAGGTTTGCCCCAAACGCTGCAGCAGGAGTTTTCTTTGGTCAATCTGCAGATTCGTAATGTCAACGTGGAG ATGGATGCAGTTAACCGCACTTGCTTCGTGTCAGCTGATTACGGAGCCAGTCGTGTCCGCCTCGTCGTAAAATTCCCTGCCCAGTATCCCAACAATGCAGCTCCGTCTTTCCAGTTTGTTCCTCCAACAAACATCTCGTCTTCCATGAAGACCAAGATACAAAAG ATCTTGACTGATACGTCGCTTCAAAAGGTGAAAAGGAACCAGAACTGCTTGGAGCCGTGTGTTAGACAACTGGTGTCTTGTTTAGACTCGGACATG GAGGACGGTACAAACCCCTACGTGTCTACCATCCCGGTGACACCTGCTCTTCCTGCTTTTCCTCGAGTGACCAACACTTACGGCTCGTACCAGGATGCCAACATCCCATTTCCCCGAACCTCAGGGGCGCGCTTCTGTGGGACAG GTTCCTTGGTTTATTTCACTCGGCCCATGAGCATGCATCGGACGGTCCCTACAACTGAACCCACTCCCAG GTCGCTGTCGGCTCTCTCTGCGTATCACAGCGGGGTGATGACACCCATGAAAATGAGAACAGAGTCTCAGTCCACGCTAAGACTGTACAGCGGGAGTCCAACACGCACGGATAAAGATCAAGTCTCCATCTCATCCTTTTACTACAAAGAGCGA AAATCACGACGGTGGAAAGGCAAGCGAGAAGGATCGGACTTCAGCAACAGACCCATTAAACTGGCTGGCAAAGTCATTATTCAGGAAATCTCCTGTCTGCTTCCAGTGCACAAAGCGCTCGGGGAAACATACGT GCTCAATGTTAATGACATACAGGACACTTGTCAGAAGAATGGAGCAGCGGCACTAGCAGTGGGCCGTAGGGATTTAGCAAAG GTTTGGGCACTTTCCTCAGCTGCCACGAACTTTGACCTTAATCCAGATCCTGATCCTGATGCTGGGACACCGTGGGCCAAACATCCTTTTGGGCGACAACTGTTAGAGACCTT GCTTGAGCACTACAGTCAAATGAGTGATGTTCAGAGTCTGGCCATGTTGTGTAGCGTCTTCAGAGGTCACAGTAGTCCTCAGGAATACTTCAGTTTATACGGACATCAGCAGCCACGGCCAGCCATCTTCACATCTCACCATTCACGTTAT CCCAGCTTTACCTCAGGTTCTGTAACATCTGGGTCGTGTTCAAGTACCTCAGATTCTGTACCAACTGCTTGGACAATGG TTTCTGGTGGTCGTGAATCAGAACATGCACCGCCATGGGTAGAATCTTCCCCAGATGATTATCGATTGGCAAATCAGATTTACGCTGACCCACGAGAGCGAGAAAAAGAGCAGCATGACATGAACAAAAG GTTATTGGATCCTTCCAATTCTTTGCAGTTTgatgattttaagaaatgttacgGCGAAATCCTGCACCGCTGGGGCTTGAGGGAAAAGAGGGCAGAGGTTCTCAAATTTGTTTCTTGTCCTCCAGAACCCCACAAAGGCATAG
- the wdr59 gene encoding GATOR2 complex protein WDR59 isoform X1, with translation MAARWSSENVVVEFRDAQATAMSVDCLGLHAVLSGRRFLYVVNLEAPSEAPRKISRQSKWDVGTVQWNPHRTEAHLFAASSNQRVDLYVWRDGSGGPHTSLQGHTRVISDLDWSWYDPELLVTSSVDTYIYIWDTRDTRKPTVALSAVAGASQVKWNKRNHYCLASSHDGDVRIWDKRKPNTAVEYVAAHLSKIHGLDWHPDNEYILATSSQDNSVRFWDYRQPRKYLDILSCQVPVWKARYTPFSNGLVTVMVPQLRRENSLLLWSTLELNSPVHAFVGHDDVVLEFQWRPQKEGSKDCQLVTWSRDQTLRIWRVDPQLQKLCCANEMDEMMEGLTLTDTEKTLRSQDSEPPLSPGPTAENSHDQFEGLTSGGKNDLPGLPQTLQQEFSLVNLQIRNVNVEMDAVNRTCFVSADYGASRVRLVVKFPAQYPNNAAPSFQFVPPTNISSSMKTKIQKILTDTSLQKVKRNQNCLEPCVRQLVSCLDSDMEDGTNPYVSTIPVTPALPAFPRVTNTYGSYQDANIPFPRTSGARFCGTGSLVYFTRPMSMHRTVPTTEPTPRSLSALSAYHSGVMTPMKMRTESQSTLRLYSGSPTRTDKDQVSISSFYYKERKPPLFASRRWSVQTIHDCPKSRRWKGKREGSDFSNRPIKLAGKVIIQEISCLLPVHKALGETYVLNVNDIQDTCQKNGAAALAVGRRDLAKVWALSSAATNFDLNPDPDPDAGTPWAKHPFGRQLLETLLEHYSQMSDVQSLAMLCSVFRGHSSPQEYFSLYGHQQPRPAIFTSHHSRYPSFTSGSVTSGSCSSTSDSVPTAWTMVSGGRESEHAPPWVESSPDDYRLANQIYADPREREKEQHDMNKRLLDPSNSLQFDDFKKCYGEILHRWGLREKRAEVLKFVSCPPEPHKGIEFGVYCCHCRSQARGTQCAVCKRFTFQCAICHVAVRGSSNFCLSCGHGGHTSHMMDWFRSQDVCPTGCGCHCLLQSTF, from the exons ATGGCGGCGCGCTGGAGCAGTGAGAATGTGGTGGTGGAGTTTAGAGATGCACAG GCTACTGCTATGTCAGTGGACTGTCTCGGTCTACACGCTGTTCTTTCTGG GAGACGATTCTTATATGTTGTAAATCTGGAAGCGCCATCTGAAGCTCCACGCAAAATCAGCCGTCAGAGCAAATGGGATGTTGGGACGGTCCAGTGGAATCCACACAGAACCGAGGCCCATTTATTTGCTGCATCT AGTAACCAGCGTGTCGACCTGTACGTCTGGCGTGATGGATCGGGCGGTCCGCACACATCTTTGCAAGGCCACACGCGTGTTATAAG TGATTTGGACTGGTCCTGGTATGATCCAGAATTGCTTGTCACGAGTTCTGTGGACACATACATTTACATATGGGATACAAG GGACACAAGGAAACCGACAGTGGCGTTGTCTGCCGTGG CCGGAGCCTCTCAGGTTAAATGGAACAAACGGAATCACTACTGTTTGGCCTCCAGTCATGATGGAGATGTCAGAATCTGGGATAAGAGG AAACCCAACACTGCAGTTGAATATGTAGCGGCCCACCTTTCAAAAATTCATGGTTTGGATTGGCACCCTGATAATGAATACATCCTGGCAACTTCTAGTCAAGACAACTCAGTTCGG TTCTGGGATTACAGACAACCTCGGAAGTATCTTGATATCTTATCGTGCCAGGTGCCTGTTTGGAAGGCCAGATACACG CCGTTCTCTAATGGACTGGTTACAGTAATGGTTCCTCAGCTCCGGCGAGAGAACAGTCTTCTCCTGTGGAGCACGCTGGAGCTCAACAGCCCCGTTCATGCTTTTGTGGGACATGATGATGTCGTGCTTGAGTTTCAGTGGAGGCCACAGAAAGAAG GTTCTAAAGACTGCCAGCTGGTCACATGGTCCAGAGATCAGACCCTGAGGATATGGAGAGTAGACCCTCAACTCCAAAAG CTATGTTGTGCGAACGAAATGGATGAGATGATGGAGGGCTTGACCCTCACAGATACAGAAAAGACGCTGCGATCCCAAGACTCTGAACCTCCGCTCAGTCCTGGACCAACAGCGGAGAACTCGCATG ATCAGTTTGAAGGCCTGACTTCAGGTGGTAAAAATGATCTTCCAGGTTTGCCCCAAACGCTGCAGCAGGAGTTTTCTTTGGTCAATCTGCAGATTCGTAATGTCAACGTGGAG ATGGATGCAGTTAACCGCACTTGCTTCGTGTCAGCTGATTACGGAGCCAGTCGTGTCCGCCTCGTCGTAAAATTCCCTGCCCAGTATCCCAACAATGCAGCTCCGTCTTTCCAGTTTGTTCCTCCAACAAACATCTCGTCTTCCATGAAGACCAAGATACAAAAG ATCTTGACTGATACGTCGCTTCAAAAGGTGAAAAGGAACCAGAACTGCTTGGAGCCGTGTGTTAGACAACTGGTGTCTTGTTTAGACTCGGACATG GAGGACGGTACAAACCCCTACGTGTCTACCATCCCGGTGACACCTGCTCTTCCTGCTTTTCCTCGAGTGACCAACACTTACGGCTCGTACCAGGATGCCAACATCCCATTTCCCCGAACCTCAGGGGCGCGCTTCTGTGGGACAG GTTCCTTGGTTTATTTCACTCGGCCCATGAGCATGCATCGGACGGTCCCTACAACTGAACCCACTCCCAG GTCGCTGTCGGCTCTCTCTGCGTATCACAGCGGGGTGATGACACCCATGAAAATGAGAACAGAGTCTCAGTCCACGCTAAGACTGTACAGCGGGAGTCCAACACGCACGGATAAAGATCAAGTCTCCATCTCATCCTTTTACTACAAAGAGCGA AAGCCCCCTCTGTTCGCCTCCCGTCGCTGGTCTGTGCAGACTATTCATGACTGTCCG AAATCACGACGGTGGAAAGGCAAGCGAGAAGGATCGGACTTCAGCAACAGACCCATTAAACTGGCTGGCAAAGTCATTATTCAGGAAATCTCCTGTCTGCTTCCAGTGCACAAAGCGCTCGGGGAAACATACGT GCTCAATGTTAATGACATACAGGACACTTGTCAGAAGAATGGAGCAGCGGCACTAGCAGTGGGCCGTAGGGATTTAGCAAAG GTTTGGGCACTTTCCTCAGCTGCCACGAACTTTGACCTTAATCCAGATCCTGATCCTGATGCTGGGACACCGTGGGCCAAACATCCTTTTGGGCGACAACTGTTAGAGACCTT GCTTGAGCACTACAGTCAAATGAGTGATGTTCAGAGTCTGGCCATGTTGTGTAGCGTCTTCAGAGGTCACAGTAGTCCTCAGGAATACTTCAGTTTATACGGACATCAGCAGCCACGGCCAGCCATCTTCACATCTCACCATTCACGTTAT CCCAGCTTTACCTCAGGTTCTGTAACATCTGGGTCGTGTTCAAGTACCTCAGATTCTGTACCAACTGCTTGGACAATGG TTTCTGGTGGTCGTGAATCAGAACATGCACCGCCATGGGTAGAATCTTCCCCAGATGATTATCGATTGGCAAATCAGATTTACGCTGACCCACGAGAGCGAGAAAAAGAGCAGCATGACATGAACAAAAG GTTATTGGATCCTTCCAATTCTTTGCAGTTTgatgattttaagaaatgttacgGCGAAATCCTGCACCGCTGGGGCTTGAGGGAAAAGAGGGCAGAGGTTCTCAAATTTGTTTCTTGTCCTCCAGAACCCCACAAAGGCATAG
- the wdr59 gene encoding GATOR2 complex protein WDR59 isoform X3 produces the protein MAARWSSENVVVEFRDAQATAMSVDCLGLHAVLSGRRFLYVVNLEAPSEAPRKISRQSKWDVGTVQWNPHRTEAHLFAASSNQRVDLYVWRDGSGGPHTSLQGHTRVISDLDWSWYDPELLVTSSVDTYIYIWDTRDTRKPTVALSAVAGASQVKWNKRNHYCLASSHDGDVRIWDKRKPNTAVEYVAAHLSKIHGLDWHPDNEYILATSSQDNSVRFWDYRQPRKYLDILSCQVPVWKARYTPFSNGLVTVMVPQLRRENSLLLWSTLELNSPVHAFVGHDDVVLEFQWRPQKEGSKDCQLVTWSRDQTLRIWRVDPQLQKLCCANEMDEMMEGLTLTDTEKTLRSQDSEPPLSPGPTAENSHDQFEGLTSGGKNDLPGLPQTLQQEFSLVNLQIRNVNVEMDAVNRTCFVSADYGASRVRLVVKFPAQYPNNAAPSFQFVPPTNISSSMKTKIQKILTDTSLQKVKRNQNCLEPCVRQLVSCLDSDMEDGTNPYVSTIPVTPALPAFPRVTNTYGSYQDANIPFPRTSGARFCGTGSLVYFTRPMSMHRTVPTTEPTPRSLSALSAYHSGVMTPMKMRTESQSTLRLYSGSPTRTDKDQVSISSFYYKERRI, from the exons ATGGCGGCGCGCTGGAGCAGTGAGAATGTGGTGGTGGAGTTTAGAGATGCACAG GCTACTGCTATGTCAGTGGACTGTCTCGGTCTACACGCTGTTCTTTCTGG GAGACGATTCTTATATGTTGTAAATCTGGAAGCGCCATCTGAAGCTCCACGCAAAATCAGCCGTCAGAGCAAATGGGATGTTGGGACGGTCCAGTGGAATCCACACAGAACCGAGGCCCATTTATTTGCTGCATCT AGTAACCAGCGTGTCGACCTGTACGTCTGGCGTGATGGATCGGGCGGTCCGCACACATCTTTGCAAGGCCACACGCGTGTTATAAG TGATTTGGACTGGTCCTGGTATGATCCAGAATTGCTTGTCACGAGTTCTGTGGACACATACATTTACATATGGGATACAAG GGACACAAGGAAACCGACAGTGGCGTTGTCTGCCGTGG CCGGAGCCTCTCAGGTTAAATGGAACAAACGGAATCACTACTGTTTGGCCTCCAGTCATGATGGAGATGTCAGAATCTGGGATAAGAGG AAACCCAACACTGCAGTTGAATATGTAGCGGCCCACCTTTCAAAAATTCATGGTTTGGATTGGCACCCTGATAATGAATACATCCTGGCAACTTCTAGTCAAGACAACTCAGTTCGG TTCTGGGATTACAGACAACCTCGGAAGTATCTTGATATCTTATCGTGCCAGGTGCCTGTTTGGAAGGCCAGATACACG CCGTTCTCTAATGGACTGGTTACAGTAATGGTTCCTCAGCTCCGGCGAGAGAACAGTCTTCTCCTGTGGAGCACGCTGGAGCTCAACAGCCCCGTTCATGCTTTTGTGGGACATGATGATGTCGTGCTTGAGTTTCAGTGGAGGCCACAGAAAGAAG GTTCTAAAGACTGCCAGCTGGTCACATGGTCCAGAGATCAGACCCTGAGGATATGGAGAGTAGACCCTCAACTCCAAAAG CTATGTTGTGCGAACGAAATGGATGAGATGATGGAGGGCTTGACCCTCACAGATACAGAAAAGACGCTGCGATCCCAAGACTCTGAACCTCCGCTCAGTCCTGGACCAACAGCGGAGAACTCGCATG ATCAGTTTGAAGGCCTGACTTCAGGTGGTAAAAATGATCTTCCAGGTTTGCCCCAAACGCTGCAGCAGGAGTTTTCTTTGGTCAATCTGCAGATTCGTAATGTCAACGTGGAG ATGGATGCAGTTAACCGCACTTGCTTCGTGTCAGCTGATTACGGAGCCAGTCGTGTCCGCCTCGTCGTAAAATTCCCTGCCCAGTATCCCAACAATGCAGCTCCGTCTTTCCAGTTTGTTCCTCCAACAAACATCTCGTCTTCCATGAAGACCAAGATACAAAAG ATCTTGACTGATACGTCGCTTCAAAAGGTGAAAAGGAACCAGAACTGCTTGGAGCCGTGTGTTAGACAACTGGTGTCTTGTTTAGACTCGGACATG GAGGACGGTACAAACCCCTACGTGTCTACCATCCCGGTGACACCTGCTCTTCCTGCTTTTCCTCGAGTGACCAACACTTACGGCTCGTACCAGGATGCCAACATCCCATTTCCCCGAACCTCAGGGGCGCGCTTCTGTGGGACAG GTTCCTTGGTTTATTTCACTCGGCCCATGAGCATGCATCGGACGGTCCCTACAACTGAACCCACTCCCAG GTCGCTGTCGGCTCTCTCTGCGTATCACAGCGGGGTGATGACACCCATGAAAATGAGAACAGAGTCTCAGTCCACGCTAAGACTGTACAGCGGGAGTCCAACACGCACGGATAAAGATCAAGTCTCCATCTCATCCTTTTACTACAAAGAGCGA CGCATTTAA